The Syntrophorhabdaceae bacterium region CCATAGCGCCGGGGATTATGATCTCTCTTGAGGCGCTTTTTGAGAGGGCCTCGAAACTGCCGAGGGTTGAGCTTGTCCAGCCGAAGACCCTTGTGGGAAAGAACACGGTCCACGCGATGCAGGCGGGGATCACTTACGGGTATATAAGCCTTGTTGACGGCATCGTAAGAAGGATCAAGGACGAAGTAAAGACCGACCCATACGTGATCGCGACAGGGGGTCTTGCCAGCCTTATCTACAAGGGATCGGAGACGATCGACGAAGTAGACGAATTCCTGACGCTGCGGGGATTGAAGATACTCTACGAGAAGAACAAGGAACACCATAAGTTCAAATAGCAAATCCTTTCACCTTTCACTTTTAACATTCATCTTTCACATTTCACTCTATCAGCTGATATTGATGTTTTTTGAATATATTTCCATTATGTGGTATAATGTCTTATTGAATCATATATTGCCATCCTCAACCTATCCACTACCGAGCGTTCATTTGCTAATCTTGCATAGACTGAGCTACCGCAATAAATAACTAAACAGAAGGAACAATTCATAGAAATGGAAAAATTTGAAGACCTTACTTTGTCGAGAGAATTCCGCAAAGCCGTAGAAGATATGGGGTTCGAGGAACTGACTCCCATACAGGCAAGAGCAATACCGCCGATCCTTGACGGAAGAGATGTCATCGGTCAGGCACAGACCGGAACAGGCAAAACTCTTGCCTTTGGAATCCCGCTGCTGGAAAAGATCAAGCCCAAGGTGAAGAAGGTGCAGGCCATCATCCTCTGTCCCACGAGGGAACTTGCCATCCAGGTTGCCGAAGAGCTCAAAAGACTCCTCCTCCACAGAAAAGATATCCTGATCCTCTCCGTGTACGGGGGACAGCCTATAGACCGGCAGATCAGGGTGCTGAAAGGCGGAACCCATGTCGTTATCGGCACACCGGGCCGCACCATCGATCATATAAACCGGGGCACACTGGACCTCTCTGCTGTAGAGACGGTTGTTCTCGATGAAGCCGATGAGATGCTCAATATGGGGTTCATCGACGATGTGGAGACTATCCTCCAGAGAATTCCCCATGAGCGGCAGACGCTCCTCTTCTCTGCCACTATGCCGAAACCGATCCTGGACCTGACGCACAAATATCAGCACAATCCTGAGTTTATAAGGGTTGTCCACAAGCAGCTCACCGTTCCGCATGTTGAGCAATCCTATTTCGAGGTAAAGGAAAGCACCAAGCTCGATGTATTGTGCCGGCTTATTGACATGTACAACCTCAAATCCTCTCTTGTGTTTTGCAATATGAAAAAAAGGGTCGATGAAGTGGTTATGCATCTCCAGGCGAGAGGATATGTTGCTGACGGACTCCACGGAGACATGACCCAACCGCAGCGTGACAGGGCCATGAACAGGTTTAGAAAGAACCTCACCGAAATACTCGTTGCTACCGACGTGGCGGCGCGGGGGATCGACGTGGAAGATATTGAGGCTGTTTTCAACTATGACCTCCCTCAGGATGAAGAGTATTACGTGCACCGCATAGGGAGAACCGCACGGGCCGGTAAAAAGGGGCGCGCCTTTGCCTTTGTCGTGGGACGTGAGATCTACAAACTCAAGGAGATCCAGTCATACGCAAACATCAAGATACAGCGTCAATCTATTCCCTCTCTCGCCGATGTGGAAGAGATAAAGACAACCAATATGCTGGAGAGGGTAAAGGCAGCCATCGATGACGGTAATGGTGGTCTCCGCCGGTATATCGGCACTATCGAATCGCTCTGCAATGAAGACTATACCTCCGTGGACATAGCGGCGGCGCTTTTAAAGATGCTCATCAGCGCCGATGAAAAGGAACCTCTGTACCAGGAAAAACGAACACGGGAAACGAACCGGCGGGAGGCAACGACGGCGTTGCGTATCAATACGGGCAGCAAAGAGAAGGTAAGGGCTAAGGACCTCGTGGGGGCCATTGCCGGAGAAACAGGCATACCCGGCAACCTGATCGGGAAGATCGATGTCTTTGAGCACCACAGTCTCGTGGAGGTCCCTGAGGAGATTGCGGAAGATGTCATTTTACGTCTCAAGAGATGTTATATTAAAGGGAAAAAGATAACCGCGGGGTTTGCGGATAGAAATTGAGCGCTATGGGTATGGATAACGGCAAACTGCCGTCACTGAAGATAAAGGGAAAAACGATAGAGGTGCCGATCATCCAGGGAGGCATGGGCATAGGCGTATCGCTTGCGCCGCTTGCCAGCGCCGTAGCTGTTGAAGGCGGCGTCGGCATCGTGTCGAGCGCATGTCTCGACAGGCTTGTCTCGAAGAGGAAGGGAAAATCCTTTAACACCTATGAGGCTGTCCGCGAAGAGATATCCCTTGCAAAGTCGAAGGGAGGCATTGCGGGTATCAATATCATGGTTGCCATAGCGAGGGATTACAATGATTCCGTGAAGGGAGCCATTGATGCCGGTGCGGATGTGATTATCTCCGGCGGGGGTATTCCCCTTGGTCTGCCCACTATAAAAGATCCCGGCGATACCGCGCTCATTCCCATCGTCTCATCGGCAAGGGCGCTCGAGCTTATATGCAAAAAATGGGAACGGGCAGGATACCGCCCCGATGCCGTTGTCCTGGAAGGTCCCCTTGCGGGGGGTCACCTGGGCTTTGCGTTCGACCAGATAGGTCTTGAGTCAAACAAACTGGAAAATCTCTTCTCCCCGGTGAAGGAAGTGGCAGAAATACACGGCGGCTTCCCGGTCATCGTGGCCGGCGGCATTTACAGTCACGATGATATTGTGAAGTTTCTCCGTATGGGCGCTGACGGGGTGCAGATGGGAACAAGGTTTCTCGCAACCGAGGAAAGCAGCGCATCGCCGGATTATAAACGTGCTGTTGTCAATTCCAGAAAGGAAGATATCGTTGTCGCACAAAGACCGGGCTCGCCCTGCAATATGCCCTTCATGGTCATAAGGCAGTCGCCCATGTTCATCGATTCCCTGCAAAGACAGAGAAAACCGAAATGCGACAAGGGGTATATCCTCTCCAAAGACAGGGACGGGTGCTTTAACCGCTGTCAGGCAAAGGATAACAACGAGAGCAGTTTCTGTATCTGCAACGGGCTTTTAAGCTCCGCCGGTTATAACCCGGACGCCGAGAAGCCGCTCTACACGGTCGGCGCCAACGGCTACAGGGTCGATCACGTCATGACCGTGAAGGAACTGATGAACGAACTGACCGCAAACGGGAACAGTCAACACTGATTTGCAGTATCACTGATCCGCAATATCCGCAGTAAAATCACCCTGAATATTTTTCTTGCTTTACTTCGAGGCATTATCCCCTCCCTTGCCCTTCGTGTATGATTGAAGCAGTTTCTCAAATTCAGCCTGTTCTTTATTATCCCGGTATTTTTTACGCTCTTTTTCGCTCAGGTATCGCTGCCCTTTTATCTCGCTGTTCTGGAGAGAGTCTGCCCACCCTCGCAGTTGACGGGACACTTCCTCTGCGAGGGATTTCAAATTTGAAATTTGAGATTTCAAATCCCGAAAAACAGATAGTCTTTCGAGGAAGCAGAGCATAGACCTGACTTCTCCGGCAGAGCCCCGCGCGATATAGAGGAACGCGAGAAGTTCCGGCGTCGTGCCGCGTTCAAACCCTTCAGCAATGTTATTGGAAACCGAAAGCGCTGCCCGCTCGATCTGGTCCCGGAGGCTGTATTTCTTCCTAAACTGCTCGCCCTCCGTTAACGTATACACTTTTTCGGCAAGATCCATCGCCCTTTTCCATACGGGTAAATCTTCGAACCTCTCATAGGTCATTCGCCATTCCCCCCTTGTGCATAATCTTCGATATTGGCTGTTT contains the following coding sequences:
- a CDS encoding four helix bundle protein, with the translated sequence MTYERFEDLPVWKRAMDLAEKVYTLTEGEQFRKKYSLRDQIERAALSVSNNIAEGFERGTTPELLAFLYIARGSAGEVRSMLCFLERLSVFRDLKSQISNLKSLAEEVSRQLRGWADSLQNSEIKGQRYLSEKERKKYRDNKEQAEFEKLLQSYTKGKGGDNASK
- a CDS encoding DEAD/DEAH box helicase, which gives rise to MEKFEDLTLSREFRKAVEDMGFEELTPIQARAIPPILDGRDVIGQAQTGTGKTLAFGIPLLEKIKPKVKKVQAIILCPTRELAIQVAEELKRLLLHRKDILILSVYGGQPIDRQIRVLKGGTHVVIGTPGRTIDHINRGTLDLSAVETVVLDEADEMLNMGFIDDVETILQRIPHERQTLLFSATMPKPILDLTHKYQHNPEFIRVVHKQLTVPHVEQSYFEVKESTKLDVLCRLIDMYNLKSSLVFCNMKKRVDEVVMHLQARGYVADGLHGDMTQPQRDRAMNRFRKNLTEILVATDVAARGIDVEDIEAVFNYDLPQDEEYYVHRIGRTARAGKKGRAFAFVVGREIYKLKEIQSYANIKIQRQSIPSLADVEEIKTTNMLERVKAAIDDGNGGLRRYIGTIESLCNEDYTSVDIAAALLKMLISADEKEPLYQEKRTRETNRREATTALRINTGSKEKVRAKDLVGAIAGETGIPGNLIGKIDVFEHHSLVEVPEEIAEDVILRLKRCYIKGKKITAGFADRN
- a CDS encoding nitronate monooxygenase; this encodes MDNGKLPSLKIKGKTIEVPIIQGGMGIGVSLAPLASAVAVEGGVGIVSSACLDRLVSKRKGKSFNTYEAVREEISLAKSKGGIAGINIMVAIARDYNDSVKGAIDAGADVIISGGGIPLGLPTIKDPGDTALIPIVSSARALELICKKWERAGYRPDAVVLEGPLAGGHLGFAFDQIGLESNKLENLFSPVKEVAEIHGGFPVIVAGGIYSHDDIVKFLRMGADGVQMGTRFLATEESSASPDYKRAVVNSRKEDIVVAQRPGSPCNMPFMVIRQSPMFIDSLQRQRKPKCDKGYILSKDRDGCFNRCQAKDNNESSFCICNGLLSSAGYNPDAEKPLYTVGANGYRVDHVMTVKELMNELTANGNSQH